gtgcccaggggggagtctctcatccggtctcagccactgatttaagttctgggttttcacctgccacttttggactcttgcttgctgaggtgttcctgcgagtatctctgtagatctttgaaagctatttcttgatttaaggcattggcatgctggctgatatctgaacagggggagggttggagatgatgatgatgatcatcatcatcgaaacatagagttggaagagacctcatgggccatccagtccaaccccctgcccagaagcaggaaaattgcattcaaagcaactctgacagatgaccatccagcttccaaagaagaagcttccaccacactccggggcagagagttccactgctgaacgattctcacagtcaggaagttcttcctaatgttcagatggcatctcctttcttgtagtttgtttttatttataccctgccatcatctcctcaaaggggactcggggcagctcacaggaGGCCAtgtccaaaaatacaatacagcaaaataaaatacaagaataaaaaaaatacatcacaataaaatacacaatgaacaaaataaaataaacaatgcaaaataacataatagaaagtcaaacacaatgggcgggccaaatgcacaaagTAAAATAAAACGCCAGATAAGATAGGAGTggaaaaaagtgtatttgtgaggtAGTGTATTTATGAGGGAGGAGCCCAAAAAGACAAACAATGGGGTTGAGTCTTCGTTAAggacgggggaaagtgcatcatgaggacaacacTGTAGATGGGACAAACAAAAATTGGAtttatggtcactctccaaaggcacatcagaaaagccaagttttcaaatctttcttaaaggctgctagggtcactgccttggtcctctcattactggctgctacttcctggcagatgtcaggtgttgcaataccTGCTGAacagtaatttctccagtggttttgggcgtagacatcctgtgataatgcagcatgtctcattaagagccacatccactgttttaacatggtgagatgtgttccacactgggcatgcatactcagcatgaGAGCAGCAAAGCGCAAgagtagatgtcttcactgtgtctggttgtgatccccaggttgtgccagtcagctttcgtattatattatttctagctcCCTCTTTTTgattgatattcaagcagtgcttcttgcaggtcagagaacagtccagggtgactcccaggtatttgggtgcgctgcaatgctccagtgggattccttcccaggaaatcctcaaagctcgagatgcttgtctgttcttaaggtgaaaagcacatgtctgtattttagatggattaggaatcagctggtttcccctgtaataggcagcaagaaCACGTAAAGTTTTCTCCACGGTATTACTGATGtctatgcaaatacaggcattcctAAATctagggggtgggggggggatgtCAAACACTTGTGTTTCCAAGCATTTTGTGTAAAGGTGACTTAAGTCGTATTTGGAAAACAGGGATTTGAAGGTGTCCCTGAAGTGCACCGTGACATCCGTTTCACACTGTTTTAATTGCCATGTATCGTAAGCAATCCTgggatctccactgaagctttatctctaaTCCTTTGTTCTTGTTCTGACATAACAAATAAATTCAACTAAAGcccaaacctacagaaccaatcttgttctgtaacttggggactgcctgtacttactCGAGAGGCATTCATCCACCACCCTGGGCTTCTTGTTTCTCTGTATTTTCCTCCTTTATTTAGAATTCAAGGAATGTTTTTCCCTGTATGATAAGAAGCACAAGGGGAAGATCAAGGCCAGCGACCTCATGACGGTGATGCGGAGCCTGGGGGCCAGCCCCATCCCGGGTGAAGTGGCCAGGCACCTCCAACAGCACAAGATCGGTAGGATACAGGGGAGATCAAGTGCACGGCTTCATAGGTGCTATCCTCCAGAGATCctttacaccaagcatgggcGAATCTCTGtcctccctccagttgttttggacttcacctcccacaattcgtaGCTACCAGTAGCCCAAAACACCCAAGGACCTGGGAAATGGTTGTTCTGTtcgatatattattattattattattattattattattattatcattattatcattgttattattattatacccgcTTACACCAAAGACAGCAAAGGGGCAGGAAAGGAGCAATACACAAATTGATTCccaatgagagagaaaaaaacccctcatccccccccccctttctctctctctctctctctctatgtctatacacacacacatatacacacacaaccacACATACCCTAGAAGGGGGAATAATTCAATTGCTAGGCTAATATTTCATTGCATTGAAGTGGCCTTCATTACAGTTTCTGTTCATGATGCAGCATGGattttggaaattcccaatgtgaATTTGGGATTGGAAATAGCACTAGCCCACATACATTTTGGTGACTCACATGTAAGATCTGTTCATGAGTATATTTGTGTTTACTTTATGTTCTGTGTAatttaacatgtattttatagaaatacattttagtatgtatatttttagaatgtttacaatgtgtgtttgttttaattatcctgtaacctgcctcgagcataataataataataataataataataataataataatatctgacacaatatgaggatttaaagatcgaactgcaaagactctggcacaagccagtaaaggtgatcggcacactgggtgcagtgtctaaagaccttggcctgcacttaaacacaatcagtgggatctgcacgcattattcaccgatacatcacttggtcctagacacttgggaagtgtccaacgtttgatccaatacaatagccagcaaagtgatcttgtcttctgtggactcatcttgttgtgtttcaaataataataataataataataataataataataataataataatgtattgttgaaggctttcatggccagaatcactgggttgttgtaggtttttccgggctctatggccattttctagaggcattttctcctgacgtttcgcctgcatctatggcaagcatcctcaacaacccaataataataataataataataataataataataataatacccctctttgtctccccaaagggaactcaatgcagcttgacataaaagcattagtatacaaattaaaaaatacaaatatgcaactattaaaacagaattaaacaccaACAGCACTAAAACATTcatagtccagatccatcaaaacatattcaaagataAAAACCacagtaagaaataataataataataataataataataattactattatgaCCTGCGGATTCCAAAACTGGCGAATTCCAAAACTGGCATGTTTtcgacatcagctctagcttttgagatacagagcatatgccatctatTGCTACTATCATCGTATCTAAGAAACCAAAGcagatatggtctatccaatgccgttttctgaatcagcaccccgaaGAACCCCAGGAGCAGGCCTCAAAAGCAAACCACAAGagaaaatatgttgttgttgtgctgtgtAATCTAACCCCGCAGCAGGGCTCTTTTGGGAAGTCTGGTCCATTGGGTATCCAACCCATTTGTTCCCCTCCTCTGTGTTTGTAGATAGCCGCGGAGAACTGGACTTTTCAACTTTCTTGAGCATAATGTACAAGCAAATGCAGCAGGAAGATCCCAAGAAGGAGATCCTGGTGGCTTTCTTGATGACCGACATGCAGAAGACTGGCTTCATCACTGTGGCAGAGCTGAGGGCCAAGCTGATGAACCTGGGAGAAAGGCTCTCCAGGGAAGAAGGTAAGTGATCaatgtctttattaatgacttagatgaagggtgagaaggcaggatcatcaaacttgcagacgacaccaaattgggagggagagccaataccctagaagacaggagcagaattcaaaattatcttaacagattagagagatgatgggtcaaaactcacaaaatgaagttcagcagggacaaatgcaggatactccacttaggcagaaaaatgaaatgcaaagagacagaatgggggacaatgcctggctcagcagcaggacgtgtgaaaaagatcttggagtcctcatggggaggaagaggaacatgagccaacaatgtcatgcagcagctaaaaagccaatgggattttggctttcaTAAATAGAAACTTAGTGCctatatccagggaagtcatgctattctgtcttggtcagaccacacctggaatcacactgcaattgaagggagatgttgactctatgctggaatgtgtctaaaggagggcgactcaaaggatgaaggatctggagaacaagccctatgaggagtggcttaaagagctgagcatgtttagcctgcagaagagaagactgagaggagacaggagaagaggaggccaggaaggcagttccctcttgcctccagtgtcatcagttgggagccccccgcCCCCTCTAGCACCAattgctgctctgagatcagaatgaagggaggggccaggaaggtagttccatcttgtctcctgcactgtgcttttaatataacacaatataatatctatataaaaatgctctgtgcacaatgagtaccttaaaaacaaaagaaccaatgaacgaaatcataccaaatttggcaacaaaacgtctcacaacacaagaccatcactcaaaaatttatgattttgtcttttggaagttgtagttgctggaatttatagtttacctacaatcaaagagcattttgaactattatcaatgatgaaattgaaccaaacttggtacacaggactcccctgaccaacagaaaatactgaaagggcttggagggcactgaccttaagtttgggagttgtagttcacctacatccagagagcactgtggactcaaacattgatggatctggaccaaatttggcacaagcactcaatacacccaaatacgaacacagatggagtttggggaaaatagaccttgacatttgggatgggAAGCTGGACTGACAGACATGAGCTCACCCTACTTcctagatttgaaccgctgaccttttgggcagtagtcctgccggcacaagggtgtaacccattgtgccaccgaggaCTCCAGCCATATCTGGTCCTCAATGTCATTTTATGCGAtcctcctccagatgctggactataattcctataattcCTGCTGGACTATAATTCCTGCCAGGAAggtagttccatcttgtctcctgcactgtgcttttaatataacacaatataatatctatataaaaatgctctgtgcacaatgagtaccttaaaaacaaaagaaccaatgaacgaaatcataccaaatttggcaacaaaacgtctcacaacacaagaccatcactcaaaaatttatgattttgtcttttggaagttgtagttgctggaatttatagtttacctacaatcaaagagcattttgaactattatcaatgatgaaattgaaccaaacttggtacacaggactcccctgaccaacagaaaatactgaaagggcttggagggcactgaccttaagtttgggagttgtagttcacctacatccagagagcactgtggactcaaacattgatggatctggaccaaatttggcacaagcactcaatacacccaaatacgaacacagatggagtttggggaaaatagaccttgacatttgggatgggAAGCTGGACTGACAGACATGAGCTCACCCTACTTcctagatttgaaccgctgaccttttgggcagtagtcctgccggcacaagggtgtaacccattgtgccaccgaggaCTCCAGCCATATCTGGTCCTCAATGTCATTTTATGCGAtcctcctccagatgctggactataattcctataattcCTGCTGGACTATAATTCCTGCCAGGAAggtagttccatcttgtctcctgcactgtgcttttaatataacacaatataatatctatataaaaatgctctgtgcacaatgagtaccttaaaaacaaaagaaccaatgaacgaaatcataccaaatttggcaacaaaacgtctcacaacacaagaccatcactcaaaaatttatgattttgtcttttggaagttgtagttgctggaatttatagtttacctacaatcaaagagcattttgaactattatcaatgatgaaattgaaccaaacttggtacacaggactcccctgaccaacagaaaatactggaagggcttggagggcactgaccttaagtttgggagttgtagttcacctacatccagagagcactgtggactcaaacattgatggatctggaccaaatttggcacaagcactcaatacacccaaatacgaacacagatggagtttggggaaaatagaccttgacatttgggatgggAAGCTGGACTGACAGACATGAGCTCACCCTACTTcctagatttgaaccgctgaccttttgggcagtagtcctgccggcacaagggtgtaacccattgtgccaccgaggaCTCCAGCCATATCTGGTCCTCAATGTCATTTTATGCGAtcctcctccagatgctggactataaTTCCTGTATTCCCCCTCGTTAGACAGcaagactagagctgatgggagtcaGAAAACAGTCACATCTAGAAGGCTAGATTTTGCTTCTAGTCAGGAGAGTGTGGTTTGGACTGAGATACaagacttgtggatatgatgcctaACATCAAAATACCATTTGTTcattccccaacctcagagccacaagccctatgaggagtggcttaaagagctggacatgtttagcctgaagaagaaaaggctgagaggagacatgatagccatgtataaatatgtgagaggaagttacagggaggagggagtgaacttgttttctgcttccctagagactaggatgcggaacaatggcttcaaactacaagaaaggcaattccatctgaacattaggaagaccttcctgaatgtgagagctgttcagcagtggaaccctttgccccagagtgtagtagacgctccttctttggaagcttttaaacagaggctggattggccatctgtcggggatgctttgaatgcaattttcctgcttcttggcagggggttggacaggatggcccatgaggtctcttccaactctatgattctatgatctacaaGGGCTGtttggttgcaattcccattcatccccagtctgcatggtggATCATCAAAGGGATGGAAATTGTCATGCTAGTAAGATGTGGGTGAAAACCAAAGAGCACCAAGCACTACGTAAGAAAATTAGTTagccttctgtatccatggattctccgcCCATAGATTTAATGGCGATTTgaagtcacagaatcatagttgaactgtgggccatccagttcaaacccattctgcaaagaagcaggaaaatcacattcaaagcacccccattcAGAtgcacatccagcctctgtttcaaagcctccaaagaaggagcctcaaccacactctggggcagagagttccactgctgaacagctctcacagttgctGGAGAGTTTGGGCATTTCATACTCTCTCAGAAGGTCACAACAAACCTATCTGATGaacccctgccaagaaaatcccattagGCTCAGAGTAAGTTAGGAATGACTGCTCAACAACCTCTTTGTTAAAATTTTCAAATTGTAATGACTTACAGTGGACAACCTCTTGAAGGACACCAAAGTGGGACACAACGGGATCGTGAAGTACGAAGACTTGGTCCGTTCCATCACACTTCCAGTGGTTGACTACTGAATCAGGACTTGAACCGGACTGCTAGCTGGACTGGAGGCTTGCAGACTGTCCCTTTGACGCCTCTGCTACTGGTTTGCCTTACAAAATAAAGCTATTTGCCTTGTAGATAAAGATGAATACTGAGTACCTTTTTGAAACTAGTAGAACACTTGCGTGTTGCACTAGGGGTGTAAAATGCCTTGAAGTGGGTTCACACAATTTCATACAGCAATGACTttgacttaggcaatccctcattgcccgaggatgatgatcctccaagtgtggtgttttggtggtgggtccgtaggtgactgtggagcctgagtcttgatccacatgttctcgcGCTGTGGGgacattgctttccaggtggaaggcagtcccggtaatgggtggcttgacacaccttcttcctcttggcacgtttctcccttttgccctctatttctgcctctttgaattcttcagcactactggtcacagctgacctccagctagagtgctcaaggaccagggcttcctagtttttggcctatgccagtttttaaggttggctttaaccccatctttaaatctcttttcctgtccattacATTGTGATGTTGCATTCAATAatacaggcatgggtaaacttgagccctctgggtgttttggacttcaactccagttcctaacagcctcaggccccttccttttccccctcagccgtttaagctttaaaatattctgaattttaaaggtGAGGAGAGTGGAGTGTGATAGATGGCACAGGTTCTACAGCTCACAAACCAAAGCCGACAGAAcagtggtctcaacctgtggatccccaggtgttttggccttaaaaagataaa
This genomic window from Anolis sagrei isolate rAnoSag1 chromosome 9, rAnoSag1.mat, whole genome shotgun sequence contains:
- the CALML4 gene encoding calmodulin-like protein 4 isoform X2, producing the protein MWDYGQAPQRCPCCCYLEHDRTAKAAAVIEAMERTAKTRPSLATGASAETQEPESCVTPAVVIGCTLSDFRLRSQRKNDWEADCRGEDKAQQMAKFLSQDQIHEFKECFSLYDKKHKGKIKASDLMTVMRSLGASPIPGEVARHLQQHKIDSRGELDFSTFLSIMYKQMQQEDPKKEILVAFLMTDMQKTGFITVAELRAKLMNLGERLSREEVDNLLKDTKVGHNGIVKYEDLVRSITLPVVDY
- the CALML4 gene encoding calmodulin-like protein 4 isoform X1, whose product is MERTAKTRPSLATGASAETQEPESCVTPAVVIGCTLSDFRLRSQRKNDWEADCRGEDKAQQMAKFLSQDQIHEFKECFSLYDKKHKGKIKASDLMTVMRSLGASPIPGEVARHLQQHKIDSRGELDFSTFLSIMYKQMQQEDPKKEILVAFLMTDMQKTGFITVAELRAKLMNLGERLSREEVDNLLKDTKVGHNGIVKYEDLVRSITLPVVDY